Proteins encoded within one genomic window of Couchioplanes caeruleus:
- a CDS encoding SufE family protein has translation MSDMPEKLADIVDEFASAPREVVLEMLLEFSDAVPPLPEGLKAHEGMEQVPECQTPFFLRAEVQPDDTVKAWFDCPPEAPTTRAFAGILAEGLEGASASEILAVPEDLYSRMGLATAISPLRIRGGTAILARLKRQIREQEGTRA, from the coding sequence GTGAGTGACATGCCTGAGAAGCTGGCCGACATCGTCGACGAGTTCGCCTCCGCGCCGCGTGAGGTCGTACTCGAAATGCTGTTGGAGTTCTCCGATGCCGTGCCGCCGCTGCCCGAAGGACTCAAGGCGCACGAGGGCATGGAGCAGGTGCCGGAGTGCCAGACACCGTTCTTCCTGCGTGCCGAGGTGCAGCCAGACGACACCGTGAAGGCGTGGTTCGACTGCCCGCCGGAGGCGCCGACGACGCGGGCGTTCGCCGGCATTCTCGCGGAGGGCCTGGAAGGGGCGTCGGCCTCGGAGATCCTTGCGGTTCCGGAGGATCTCTACAGTCGGATGGGGCTCGCCACGGCGATCAGCCCACTGCGCATCCGAGGCGGTACGGCGATCCTGGCGAGGCTCAAACGCCAGATCCGCGAGCAGGAGGGGACCCGCGCGTGA
- a CDS encoding GNAT family N-acetyltransferase — translation MEIRAMRVDDLEGVRGIESRAGALFHDVGMPDIAAHPVPPAGALARFVHAGRSWVVAGDADAPVAFVLVELVDGLAHIEQVSVDPPYARNGLGRDLIDHVGRWAAARDLPALTLTTFCSVPWNGPYYSRLGFVELTAEERGPELARLMEREAEHGLDPVERISMCRPVGTGVRHVSRGTSLSGVDALPAGDLLQS, via the coding sequence GTGGAGATTCGGGCGATGCGTGTCGATGATCTAGAGGGCGTCCGGGGAATCGAGTCACGGGCCGGCGCGCTGTTCCACGACGTCGGCATGCCCGACATCGCGGCGCATCCGGTGCCGCCGGCCGGTGCGCTGGCGCGGTTCGTGCACGCCGGCAGGAGCTGGGTCGTCGCCGGGGACGCCGATGCGCCGGTCGCCTTCGTGCTTGTCGAGCTGGTGGACGGGCTCGCGCACATCGAGCAGGTCAGTGTCGACCCTCCGTACGCTCGGAATGGTCTTGGTCGCGACCTGATCGACCACGTGGGTCGTTGGGCTGCCGCCCGCGATCTCCCCGCCTTGACCCTGACAACGTTTTGCAGCGTGCCGTGGAACGGGCCGTACTACTCGCGGCTGGGCTTCGTCGAGTTGACGGCGGAGGAGCGGGGTCCGGAGTTGGCGCGGCTGATGGAACGGGAGGCCGAGCACGGGCTGGATCCGGTGGAACGAATCTCCATGTGTCGACCCGTGGGGACGGGCGTGAGGCATGTTTCACGTGGAACGTCATTGAGTGGCGTCGACGCCCTCCCGGCGGGCGATCTCCTCCAGAGCTGA
- a CDS encoding YbaK/EbsC family protein: protein MGTLRLEPALSRLDLLAPPVAAALEVWPAEAPIDGDQVLVAPIDAELADTAAFCEAYAVGLEQSANCVIVAGRRGDVTRYAACVVLATTRADVNGIVRRQLDVRKASFAPMAEAVRLTGMEYGGITPIGLPKDWPVLVDARVVAMPHVIVGSGVRHSKIAIAGPALGALPGAEVMEGLAREV, encoded by the coding sequence ATCGGAACTCTGAGACTCGAACCCGCGCTCTCCCGGCTCGATCTGCTCGCTCCACCCGTGGCGGCCGCGCTCGAGGTGTGGCCGGCGGAGGCGCCCATCGACGGCGACCAGGTGCTGGTCGCGCCGATCGATGCGGAGCTGGCGGATACCGCCGCGTTTTGCGAGGCGTACGCGGTGGGGCTCGAGCAGTCGGCCAACTGTGTGATCGTGGCAGGCCGGCGCGGCGACGTGACCCGCTATGCGGCGTGCGTCGTGCTGGCCACGACCCGGGCCGACGTCAACGGGATCGTGCGGCGGCAGTTGGACGTGCGCAAGGCCAGCTTCGCGCCCATGGCGGAGGCGGTGCGGCTGACCGGCATGGAGTACGGCGGAATCACCCCGATCGGGCTGCCGAAGGACTGGCCGGTGCTGGTCGATGCCCGCGTGGTCGCGATGCCCCATGTCATCGTCGGCTCGGGGGTGCGGCACAGCAAGATTGCCATCGCGGGTCCGGCGCTGGGGGCGTTGCCCGGAGCCGAGGTGATGGAAGGGTTGGCGCGGGAGGTCTAG
- a CDS encoding NUDIX domain-containing protein — MSGRRRAAAIIVRDGRVLMVHERSRRDGGREWWTLPGGGIDPGETAEDAVRREVLEEVGLVVKEARYLQDFPYPSGMTSVFACTVGDGEPQLGPHVTGPEPIGLYWVPLPDVGPGGADLVPVFPMIVAVRLE, encoded by the coding sequence GTGAGTGGACGGAGACGAGCCGCGGCCATCATCGTCCGGGATGGGCGCGTACTGATGGTGCATGAGCGGAGTCGGCGCGACGGGGGCCGGGAGTGGTGGACGCTGCCCGGCGGTGGGATCGACCCCGGCGAGACGGCGGAGGATGCGGTACGCCGCGAGGTGCTGGAAGAGGTGGGCCTCGTGGTGAAGGAGGCACGCTACCTGCAGGACTTCCCGTATCCCTCGGGGATGACCTCGGTCTTCGCCTGCACCGTGGGCGATGGAGAGCCGCAGTTGGGACCGCACGTGACCGGGCCGGAGCCGATCGGGCTGTACTGGGTGCCGCTGCCGGACGTCGGTCCCGGCGGCGCCGATCTCGTGCCCGTCTTTCCGATGATCGTGGCCGTGCGGTTGGAGTGA
- a CDS encoding CBS domain-containing protein: protein MTRKVVYLPGDTTLDEAAQVMRDQGIGDVVVTNGPTMAGLVTDHDIVVRALAEGLPPRTTTLATIASLELIMVEQTTTVEDAVEAMRERGVRRLLVCDADRKVVGIISLSDVALMPTSAPA, encoded by the coding sequence ATGACCCGGAAGGTCGTCTACCTGCCGGGCGACACGACGCTCGACGAGGCCGCGCAGGTCATGCGGGATCAAGGCATCGGCGATGTGGTGGTGACCAACGGACCGACGATGGCCGGCCTGGTCACAGATCACGACATCGTGGTGCGCGCGCTTGCGGAAGGTCTTCCACCCCGCACGACGACCTTGGCAACCATCGCGTCGCTCGAGCTCATCATGGTGGAGCAGACGACCACTGTGGAGGACGCGGTCGAGGCGATGCGCGAACGTGGAGTTCGCCGGCTGCTCGTCTGCGACGCCGACCGCAAGGTGGTCGGCATCATCAGCCTCAGCGACGTAGCACTCATGCCCACCTCGGCACCGGCCTGA
- a CDS encoding DsbA family oxidoreductase, which produces MNVEVWSDVICPWCYLGKHRLEAAMRGFGGDVTVTFRAYQLDASPVPEPVPLKQALAAKFGGVQRAEEMFAHVTAVAAGDGLTLDFARAVNANTFDAHRLIAWAAGQDLQLMMIETLQRAHFAEGEDIGSHATLARLAGSVGLDERAALDYLASPAGTDAVNADLAEARDLGIISVPTFVIDRKYVVQGAQEASVLQSALEEIARREGVDATQ; this is translated from the coding sequence GTGAACGTCGAGGTCTGGTCCGACGTCATCTGCCCGTGGTGCTACCTGGGCAAGCACCGGCTCGAGGCGGCGATGCGGGGCTTCGGGGGCGACGTGACCGTGACCTTCCGCGCGTACCAGTTGGATGCGTCGCCGGTCCCCGAGCCGGTGCCGCTCAAGCAGGCCCTTGCCGCCAAGTTCGGCGGGGTCCAGCGCGCCGAGGAGATGTTCGCTCATGTGACCGCGGTGGCCGCGGGTGACGGGCTGACCCTCGACTTCGCCCGCGCCGTCAACGCCAACACCTTCGACGCGCATCGGCTCATCGCGTGGGCCGCCGGGCAGGATCTGCAGCTGATGATGATCGAGACGCTACAGCGGGCACACTTCGCCGAGGGCGAGGACATCGGCTCGCACGCGACCCTGGCACGCCTGGCGGGATCCGTCGGGCTGGATGAGCGGGCCGCGCTCGACTACCTGGCGTCTCCGGCGGGTACGGATGCCGTCAACGCCGACCTCGCGGAGGCGCGCGACCTCGGCATCATCAGCGTCCCGACGTTCGTGATCGACCGGAAGTACGTGGTGCAGGGAGCCCAGGAGGCGTCGGTTCTCCAGTCAGCTCTGGAGGAGATCGCCCGCCGGGAGGGCGTCGACGCCACTCAATGA